A single window of Solanum dulcamara chromosome 5, daSolDulc1.2, whole genome shotgun sequence DNA harbors:
- the LOC129890518 gene encoding uncharacterized protein LOC129890518 codes for MSSLKNEHDTSSLRTRQKKSSSLSCCFINSHHCSDLFESSPCPTRLSLCWFRNKIKHDHNSPELREKCKSFIHNMGRQRRHVSADFSYDPLSYAMNFEDDETFLDDYQKFPARNFAARLPLSPPSKEKIPITNMLDHDMIRLDMKSKSFKLPNKRSQAIQDVRRSLEIPISQVNNDILRQDVNMRYTLYK; via the coding sequence ATGTCGTCATTGAAGAATGAACATGATACGTCATCTTTAAGGAcaagacaaaaaaaatcatcaagtTTATCATGTTGCTTCATTAATAGCCATCATTGTTCAGACCTATTTGAGTCTTCGCCTTGTCCTACCAGGTTATCATTGTGCTGGTTCCGTAACaaaataaaacatgatcataattcacCCGAGCTTAGAGAAAAATGTAAAAGCTTCATTCATAATATGGGTAGACAGCGTCGCCATGTTTCAGCAGATTTTAGCTATGATCCCCTTAGTTATGCTATGAACTTTGAAGATGATGAAACTTTCTTGGATGATTACCAGAAATTTCCTGCAAGGAACTTTGCAGCAAGATTGCCATTGTCTCCTCCTTCCAAAGAGAAAATACCAATCACCAATATGCTAGATCACGATATGATAAGGTTAGATATGAAGAGTAAAAGCTTTAAATTGCCGAACAAAAGGTCACAAGCCATACAAGACGTGAGGAGAAGCCTTGAAATTCCTATCTCTCAAGTAAACAACGATATTTTAAGACAAGATGTAAATATGAGGTACACGCTTTATAAATAA